The following proteins are co-located in the Blochmannia endosymbiont of Camponotus sp. genome:
- the ssb gene encoding single-stranded DNA-binding protein has protein sequence MANRGINKVILIGYLGQEPEVRYMSSGNMVTNISVATTESWKDKQTNEFKEKTEWHRVVLFGRLAEIASEYLHKGSQVYIEGSLKTRKWQNQNGQDRYITEIIVSIGGAMQMLGSRHSGEHVSLDNQNVMNSGDKTISNDVSGAPSDVNFDDEDIPF, from the coding sequence GTGGCTAATAGGGGAATTAATAAAGTTATTTTAATAGGGTATCTCGGTCAGGAACCAGAGGTTCGTTATATGTCTAGTGGTAATATGGTTACTAATATTTCAGTAGCTACTACTGAATCCTGGAAAGATAAACAAACTAATGAATTTAAAGAAAAAACTGAGTGGCATCGTGTAGTGTTATTTGGGAGATTAGCAGAAATTGCATCAGAATATTTGCATAAAGGTTCTCAGGTATATATTGAAGGATCGTTAAAAACTAGAAAATGGCAAAATCAAAATGGACAAGATCGGTATATTACTGAAATTATTGTTAGTATCGGAGGCGCAATGCAAATGTTAGGTAGCCGTCATTCAGGAGAACATGTATCGTTAGATAATCAGAACGTAATGAATAGCGGCGATAAAACCATATCGAATGATGTATCGGGTGCCCCATCCGATGTTAATTTTGATGATGAGGATATTCCTTTTTAG
- the dnaB gene encoding replicative DNA helicase, whose amino-acid sequence MHVSHDQQVNNMKIPPYSLEAEQSVLGGLMLDNTQWEYISVQVNSDDFFNYAHRIIFNEMKRLLETNKPIDLITLSESLEIQGKLELVGGFAYLAELSKNVPSASNVVAYADIVRERSVIRAMISIANKIADAGYNPQGRRSDELLDLAESLIFQISHSKSNHNLNPKGIDHILEKTVAHIEQVCNRPKYGVTGVSSGYKDLDKKTDGLQKSDLIIIAARPSMGKTAFAMNLCEHAAMTEKKPVLIFSLEMPGDQIMIRMLASLSRVDQVRIRTGRLNNEDRERITSAMELLLEKRNIYIDDSSCLTPAEVRGRARRLFREHDGLSLIMIDYLQLMRVPSLSNNRTLEISEISRSLKALAKELKVPVIAISQLNRGLEQRNDKHPVNSDLRESGAIEQDADLILFIYRDEVYHENSEMKGIAEIILGKQRNGPIGTIRLMFNGQCSRFDNYVESGQY is encoded by the coding sequence ATGCATGTTTCTCATGATCAGCAAGTAAATAATATGAAAATACCACCGTATTCGTTAGAAGCTGAACAGTCAGTGCTGGGTGGTTTAATGTTAGATAATACTCAATGGGAATATATATCAGTACAAGTAAATTCTGATGATTTTTTTAATTATGCTCATCGAATTATTTTTAATGAAATGAAACGTTTATTGGAAACAAATAAACCTATTGATTTAATAACACTGTCAGAATCTTTAGAGATTCAAGGAAAATTGGAATTAGTCGGAGGATTTGCGTATTTAGCAGAATTATCAAAAAATGTTCCCAGTGCTTCTAATGTAGTTGCATATGCTGATATAGTACGTGAACGATCGGTAATACGCGCAATGATTTCTATAGCAAATAAAATTGCCGACGCTGGATATAATCCTCAAGGTCGACGCAGTGATGAGCTATTAGATTTAGCTGAATCTCTTATTTTTCAAATTTCACATAGTAAAAGCAATCATAATCTTAATCCAAAAGGAATAGACCATATTTTAGAAAAGACAGTTGCTCATATTGAACAGGTATGTAATAGACCGAAATACGGTGTTACCGGTGTTTCTAGCGGATATAAAGACCTGGATAAAAAAACTGATGGTTTACAAAAATCTGATCTTATAATTATTGCCGCACGCCCTTCTATGGGAAAAACTGCTTTTGCTATGAATTTATGTGAACATGCCGCGATGACCGAAAAAAAACCGGTATTGATATTTAGTTTGGAAATGCCTGGTGATCAAATTATGATACGTATGTTAGCTTCATTATCTCGAGTTGATCAAGTACGTATTCGCACGGGTCGACTGAATAATGAAGATCGAGAAAGAATTACTAGTGCTATGGAACTTCTTTTGGAAAAACGTAATATATATATTGACGATTCCTCGTGTTTAACACCTGCTGAAGTGCGTGGACGGGCGCGTAGGTTGTTCCGAGAACATGATGGCTTGAGTTTAATTATGATTGATTATTTGCAATTAATGAGAGTACCGTCTTTATCTAATAATCGCACATTAGAAATTTCCGAAATTTCTCGATCGTTAAAAGCTTTAGCTAAGGAATTGAAAGTGCCAGTTATAGCTATTTCTCAGTTAAATAGAGGTTTGGAGCAACGCAATGACAAGCACCCCGTTAACTCAGATTTGCGTGAGTCCGGAGCAATTGAACAAGATGCTGATTTGATTTTATTTATTTACCGTGATGAAGTATACCATGAAAACAGTGAAATGAAAGGGATCGCTGAGATTATCCTAGGGAAACAACGGAATGGCCCCATTGGTACCATACGATTGATGTTTAACGGACAATGCTCTCGATTCGATAACTATGTTGAATCTGGTCAATATTAA
- the zur gene encoding zinc uptake transcriptional repressor Zur, with the protein MDTNIQKILTQIKKLCEQRCVRLTPQRLAVLRLMSQYNGAISAYDLLHLLRQSSLPHAKPSTIYRALNFLLAQGFIHRIESTNSFMLCRYFFGLSHNFAFFICKSCKQVTEQTTKGIEEILQNTAKITGFTMFNNIIEAHGLCPKCINLELRPHFKA; encoded by the coding sequence ATGGATACTAATATCCAAAAAATATTAACTCAAATTAAAAAACTATGCGAACAGCGATGTGTGCGTTTAACACCGCAGCGCTTGGCAGTATTACGATTGATGTCCCAATACAACGGAGCTATAAGCGCTTATGATTTGCTGCATTTACTGCGACAATCCTCACTACCTCATGCAAAACCTTCCACTATTTATCGTGCTTTAAACTTTCTGTTAGCACAAGGATTTATTCATCGTATTGAATCCACCAATAGTTTTATGTTATGCCGCTATTTTTTTGGATTATCACATAATTTTGCTTTCTTTATTTGTAAAAGTTGCAAACAGGTTACTGAACAAACGACAAAAGGAATCGAAGAAATTTTACAAAACACAGCTAAAATTACAGGATTTACTATGTTTAATAACATTATTGAAGCACACGGACTATGTCCTAAATGTATTAACCTTGAATTACGACCACATTTTAAAGCCTAA
- the ubiA gene encoding 4-hydroxybenzoate octaprenyltransferase produces the protein MSNKLFFIKKCSNLAQLMRINQPIGFFLLLWPTLWGLWLSHKGIPDKVILIVFVVGALCMRSAGCIINDYVDYDIDRHVQRTKMRPLTSGKITKKEALVTLAMLLFIAFILVLSLNFVTIFLSAVALILSWIYPYLKRYTYFPQLILGILFSWPILMTFTAINNPISSTAWLLFLTNTVWTIVYDTQYAMIDREDDICVGIKSFAVFFGDMDKFLIGILQLCIVFILGIIGWKERFTVVFYFFSLFGVIILFMWQQILIHKRTRIRYFQAFLSNNYVGMLVFMGIASSFC, from the coding sequence ATGTCAAATAAGCTTTTTTTTATTAAAAAGTGTTCTAATCTAGCACAGTTAATGCGTATTAATCAACCTATTGGGTTTTTTCTGTTATTATGGCCTACTTTATGGGGGCTGTGGTTATCACACAAAGGTATCCCTGACAAAGTTATTTTAATAGTGTTTGTTGTCGGAGCGCTGTGTATGCGCTCTGCAGGTTGTATAATCAATGATTATGTTGATTATGATATCGATAGGCATGTTCAACGTACTAAAATGCGTCCTTTAACATCTGGAAAGATTACGAAAAAAGAGGCATTAGTGACGTTAGCGATGCTTCTTTTTATTGCATTTATATTGGTTTTAAGTTTGAATTTTGTTACTATCTTTTTATCTGCAGTAGCTTTGATATTATCTTGGATATATCCATATCTTAAAAGATATACTTATTTCCCCCAATTAATATTAGGAATATTGTTTAGTTGGCCTATTTTAATGACGTTTACTGCAATTAATAATCCCATAAGTAGTACTGCTTGGTTATTATTTCTGACGAATACCGTATGGACAATAGTATATGACACACAGTATGCTATGATAGATCGAGAAGATGATATATGTGTTGGAATTAAATCATTTGCTGTATTTTTTGGTGACATGGATAAATTTTTGATAGGAATACTTCAATTATGTATTGTATTTATATTAGGAATTATTGGATGGAAGGAGCGATTTACTGTAGTATTTTATTTTTTTTCATTGTTTGGTGTCATCATATTATTTATGTGGCAACAAATATTAATTCATAAAAGAACACGAATAAGATATTTTCAGGCTTTTTTGAGTAATAATTATGTAGGTATGTTAGTGTTCATGGGTATTGCTTCGAGTTTTTGTTAA
- a CDS encoding inorganic phosphate transporter: protein MSHFLFNLEIHISIMLILALILVFIYEAINGFHDTANSVVTVIYTCSLRSHNAVLMSGIFNFLGVTLSGLSVAYTIIHLLPTYFFMNTNANHILAMIFSTLFAAILWNLGTWYFRFPTSSSHTLIGALIGIGLVHAIVTHCPMVQGLNIPKLINIFLSLIISPIIGLTLARIMMLILCRYWNNNKKHKNIHITPTQQTQKYGRPQPSLWTRIILILSAAGVSFSHGANDGQKGIGLVMLLLIGVAPANFMLNMHASNHEISRTRNAVSNFYEYYTQHYNNFKTIVPSEITSMPISIALNQLKGIVPSIKDSTQMFVNNNNVTYFNKYLSASEKEIQLRKIFHDFSLTLTIINNALLLLENLDSYAQLNIDQRSQMRQLLIYIVDILDQIIMLPETSYKNKNFLKHLKEHLLNTIEYAPTWIILSVALSLSLGTIIGWKRVATTIGEKIGKKEMTYAQGLSAQLTTAISIGTASYAGMPVSTTHVLSSSITGSMLIRGWGVQGKTIKNILITWSLTVPVSIVLSGSFYWAALRLLHKYIQI from the coding sequence ATGTCACACTTTCTCTTCAACTTAGAAATACACATCAGCATTATGTTGATTCTCGCATTGATTCTCGTATTTATTTATGAAGCTATTAATGGTTTTCATGATACTGCTAATTCTGTAGTCACAGTAATTTATACCTGTTCGTTACGTTCTCATAACGCAGTATTAATGTCAGGAATATTTAATTTTTTAGGCGTAACATTAAGTGGTTTAAGTGTTGCATATACAATTATCCATTTACTTCCTACATATTTTTTTATGAATACTAATGCTAATCATATTTTAGCTATGATTTTTTCCACATTATTTGCAGCAATACTGTGGAATCTTGGAACGTGGTATTTCAGGTTTCCTACCTCTAGTTCTCATACTCTAATTGGAGCATTAATTGGGATTGGATTAGTGCACGCAATTGTTACGCATTGCCCAATGGTGCAAGGATTGAATATTCCGAAATTAATTAATATTTTTTTATCATTAATAATATCACCGATAATAGGTTTGACGCTAGCTAGAATAATGATGTTAATATTATGTAGATATTGGAATAACAACAAAAAACATAAAAACATTCATATTACTCCAACCCAACAAACACAAAAATATGGAAGACCTCAACCATCATTATGGACTCGTATTATATTAATTTTATCTGCAGCTGGAGTTAGTTTTTCTCATGGAGCAAACGATGGGCAAAAAGGAATTGGGCTCGTTATGTTACTGTTAATAGGAGTAGCTCCGGCAAACTTTATGCTGAATATGCATGCTAGCAATCATGAAATATCTCGCACTCGAAATGCCGTTAGCAATTTTTATGAATATTATACTCAACACTATAATAATTTTAAAACTATCGTGCCATCAGAAATAACATCTATGCCTATATCAATAGCATTAAATCAACTAAAAGGTATCGTTCCTTCCATCAAAGATTCTACGCAAATGTTTGTGAATAACAATAATGTAACATACTTTAACAAATATCTCTCTGCTTCAGAAAAAGAGATACAACTAAGAAAAATTTTTCATGATTTTTCATTAACTCTTACTATTATTAATAACGCTTTATTATTACTTGAAAATTTAGATAGTTATGCTCAATTAAATATAGATCAACGCTCCCAAATGAGACAACTACTCATATATATAGTAGATATTTTAGATCAAATCATAATGCTTCCAGAAACCTCATATAAAAATAAAAATTTTCTTAAACATTTAAAAGAACATTTGCTGAACACAATTGAATATGCACCAACTTGGATTATTTTATCTGTTGCATTGTCATTATCTCTGGGAACGATCATTGGGTGGAAACGGGTTGCTACTACCATTGGTGAAAAAATAGGAAAAAAAGAGATGACTTATGCGCAAGGTTTATCAGCCCAATTAACCACAGCTATATCCATAGGCACAGCAAGTTATGCTGGTATGCCTGTTTCAACGACTCATGTGTTATCCTCATCCATCACAGGAAGCATGCTAATTCGTGGATGGGGAGTACAAGGGAAAACAATAAAAAATATATTAATAACTTGGTCATTAACTGTGCCTGTCTCTATCGTACTAAGCGGGAGTTTTTATTGGGCTGCATTAAGATTATTACACAAATATATTCAAATATAA
- a CDS encoding M3 family metallopeptidase has translation MDSNPLLNYSIFPPFSSIKVHHVKEAVQKVLTNCYNTVNQIVSERRINWDTLYYPLMIAENELQRTWSPITHLNSVQHNLELRKVYEESLSFIFEYRNWINQHDGLYKSYQALQHGDSYQKLSVIQKKVLNNILHNFKFSGIYLSPQKKKIYAHITSRLSRLSSNYANNVFDATLGWNKLITEKRLLSGIPEHTLEIARLAAQVRGEKGWLFTLQYPSYSSVLLYCDTQELRKELYWAFNTRASDQGPNSGKWDNTLVMDEILALRYELAKILGFNTYLEKSLSKRMIQSPEQVFNFLMNLSIQIRAYEYKEFLEIQNFAKKKCSCVSLNPWDIAYYGEKQKQYLFSIKNEELRYYFPEKTVLYGMFSVVNRIYGITIKERYDVETWHSDVQFFDIFDEEDEWMGGFYLDIYLRDDKREGAWMDELVGKMYRNNTIIQKPIAYLTCNFNCSENQKSSCLLTHHDVITLFHEFGHVLHHIMTRIDIPEISGVNGVPWDAVELPSQLMEKFCWDPNVLQLISMHYQKKEPLPDYIINNLLKTKTYQSSSYLLRQVVYGLFDLRIHHEYMPGEKRSALKIFNEVIKQVSTHHFSMDWDRFPNSFLHIFSDDYSAGYYSYLWADMLASNVWCRFQEKGVLNSKIGKLFLNDILALGGTIDLEKCLVKFCTQTMTVESMLRYYGISDSIDHSMSVKYI, from the coding sequence ATGGATAGTAATCCGTTATTAAATTATTCTATATTTCCTCCATTTTCTTCTATTAAGGTACATCATGTAAAAGAGGCTGTACAAAAGGTTTTGACTAATTGTTATAATACGGTAAATCAGATTGTATCCGAAAGACGTATAAATTGGGATACGCTATATTATCCATTGATGATTGCAGAAAATGAATTGCAACGTACTTGGTCTCCGATAACACATTTAAATTCTGTACAACATAACCTAGAATTACGTAAGGTTTATGAAGAAAGTCTATCGTTTATTTTTGAATATAGAAACTGGATCAATCAACATGATGGATTGTATAAGTCTTATCAAGCATTACAACATGGAGATTCTTATCAAAAGTTGAGCGTAATACAGAAAAAAGTATTAAATAATATTTTACATAATTTTAAGTTCTCGGGGATTTATCTATCTCCACAGAAAAAAAAAATATATGCACATATAACTTCTAGATTATCCCGATTGAGTTCAAATTATGCTAATAATGTGTTTGACGCAACGTTAGGTTGGAATAAGTTAATTACTGAAAAAAGATTACTATCTGGGATACCAGAGCATACATTGGAGATTGCTCGCTTAGCAGCACAAGTTCGTGGAGAAAAAGGATGGTTATTTACATTGCAATACCCTAGTTATTCTTCAGTTCTTTTGTATTGCGATACACAAGAACTTAGAAAAGAGCTATATTGGGCTTTTAATACTCGTGCTTCTGATCAAGGACCCAATAGTGGAAAATGGGATAATACTTTAGTAATGGATGAAATTCTTGCATTACGCTATGAGCTAGCAAAAATATTAGGATTTAACACTTATCTTGAAAAATCTTTATCCAAAAGAATGATACAGAGCCCAGAACAAGTATTTAATTTTCTTATGAATTTATCTATTCAGATACGTGCTTATGAATATAAGGAATTTTTAGAAATACAAAATTTTGCTAAAAAAAAATGTTCTTGTGTATCTTTAAATCCATGGGATATTGCATATTATGGAGAGAAACAAAAACAATATCTTTTTTCTATTAAAAATGAAGAATTACGTTACTATTTTCCTGAAAAAACAGTACTTTATGGAATGTTTTCAGTAGTGAATCGTATTTATGGAATCACCATTAAAGAGCGCTATGACGTAGAAACATGGCATTCTGATGTACAATTTTTTGATATTTTTGATGAAGAAGATGAATGGATGGGAGGATTTTATTTAGATATATATCTTAGAGACGATAAACGAGAGGGCGCTTGGATGGATGAATTAGTGGGTAAGATGTATCGAAATAATACCATTATCCAAAAACCTATTGCATACTTAACTTGTAACTTTAATTGTTCAGAAAATCAGAAATCATCATGTTTGTTGACGCATCATGATGTGATAACTTTATTTCATGAATTTGGCCATGTACTACATCATATTATGACGCGTATTGATATTCCGGAAATATCTGGAGTTAATGGAGTGCCTTGGGATGCAGTAGAATTACCTAGTCAACTTATGGAAAAATTTTGTTGGGACCCTAATGTATTACAATTAATTTCTATGCATTATCAAAAAAAAGAACCGCTACCTGATTATATAATAAATAATTTATTAAAAACAAAAACATATCAATCATCATCTTATCTTTTACGTCAAGTGGTATATGGGTTATTTGATTTACGAATACATCATGAATATATGCCAGGGGAAAAGAGGAGTGCATTGAAAATATTTAACGAAGTAATAAAACAAGTATCAACGCATCATTTCTCAATGGATTGGGATCGGTTCCCTAATTCTTTTCTACATATTTTTTCGGATGATTATTCTGCGGGGTATTATAGTTATTTATGGGCAGATATGTTAGCGTCTAACGTTTGGTGTCGTTTTCAAGAAAAAGGTGTTCTTAATTCGAAAATAGGGAAATTATTTCTTAATGACATACTTGCGTTGGGGGGTACTATCGATTTGGAGAAATGTCTTGTAAAATTTTGTACACAAACTATGACAGTAGAATCTATGCTAAGGTATTATGGGATTTCTGATTCTATTGACCATTCTATGTCAGTAAAGTATATATAA
- a CDS encoding Fe-Mn family superoxide dismutase encodes MNFILPSLTYSYDALEPFFDEKTMKIHHTKHHQTYIDNTNAALIDLPEFSNLPIIELIKKLNHLPNHKKTILRNNAGGHINHSLFWKYLKKNTILQGSLKDAIEYNFSSISSFKDHFEKTAISRFGSGWIWLIKQNNILSIVSTANQDNPLMGADISGTNGHPILGLDVWEHAYYLKYQNRRLDYIRSFWNVVNWDEVCAQFNQI; translated from the coding sequence ATGAATTTTATACTGCCTTCTTTAACTTATTCATATGATGCTTTAGAGCCATTTTTTGATGAAAAAACTATGAAGATTCATCATACAAAACACCATCAAACATATATCGATAACACTAATGCAGCACTAATTGACTTGCCTGAATTTTCCAATCTACCTATCATAGAATTAATAAAAAAATTAAACCATTTGCCTAATCACAAAAAAACTATATTACGCAACAATGCTGGAGGACATATCAATCATAGCCTTTTTTGGAAGTATCTTAAAAAGAATACTATACTTCAAGGTTCATTAAAAGACGCAATAGAATATAACTTTTCAAGTATCTCTTCTTTTAAAGATCATTTTGAAAAAACTGCTATCAGTCGTTTTGGATCTGGTTGGATATGGCTCATAAAACAAAATAATATTTTGTCTATAGTATCTACTGCCAATCAAGATAACCCATTAATGGGGGCAGATATCTCCGGAACAAATGGACACCCAATTCTTGGATTAGATGTGTGGGAACACGCTTATTATTTAAAATATCAAAATCGGCGTTTAGATTATATTAGATCATTTTGGAATGTAGTCAACTGGGATGAAGTATGCGCGCAATTTAATCAAATATAA